A stretch of the Porifericola rhodea genome encodes the following:
- the hisB gene encoding bifunctional histidinol-phosphatase/imidazoleglycerol-phosphate dehydratase HisB translates to MKKVLFLDRDGTIIIEPEDKQIDSLEKLEFLPKAISNLRKLAEETDYEFVMVTNQDGLGTDSFPEDTFWPAHNKMLHILEAENITFKKIHIDRSFGHENKDTRKPGTAMLTEYMNNEEYDLANSYVLGDRLTDVQLAKNLGTKAIYISEEKSEDAELSTTDWDKIYAHLRLPARTAEVRRTTKETDIEIHLNLDGQGKTEIHTGLGFFDHMLDQLGRHSGADLKVQVKGDLHIDEHHTIEDTALALGEAYRKAIGDKKGIMRYGFLLPMDESLAQVAIDFGGRPWLIWEAEYKREKIGDMPTEMFYHFFKSFSDTSLSNINIKVEGNNEHHKIEATFKALAKAIKMAVSRDLNNLDKLPSTKGVL, encoded by the coding sequence ATGAAAAAAGTACTTTTTCTGGATCGTGATGGCACCATCATCATAGAACCTGAAGACAAGCAGATAGACTCGTTAGAAAAGCTGGAGTTTTTGCCCAAAGCAATATCTAATCTTCGTAAGCTCGCCGAAGAGACAGATTACGAATTTGTGATGGTAACTAATCAGGATGGTTTAGGTACAGATTCTTTTCCGGAAGATACTTTTTGGCCGGCACACAATAAGATGCTCCATATCCTTGAGGCAGAAAATATCACTTTCAAAAAGATACATATAGACCGCAGCTTTGGTCACGAAAATAAGGATACTCGTAAGCCAGGAACGGCTATGCTTACCGAGTACATGAATAATGAGGAGTATGACCTGGCTAACTCTTACGTGCTGGGCGATCGCCTTACCGATGTGCAACTGGCAAAAAACCTGGGTACTAAAGCTATTTACATCTCCGAAGAAAAGTCTGAAGATGCTGAATTAAGTACAACTGATTGGGATAAGATTTATGCTCACTTGCGCCTCCCCGCTCGTACTGCCGAGGTTCGCCGTACTACTAAAGAAACTGATATAGAAATACACCTAAACCTAGATGGGCAGGGAAAAACAGAGATTCATACTGGACTTGGCTTTTTTGACCATATGCTAGACCAGTTAGGTCGTCACTCAGGAGCAGACCTGAAAGTACAGGTAAAAGGGGATTTACATATAGATGAACATCATACCATAGAGGACACTGCACTTGCCTTGGGAGAGGCTTACCGCAAGGCTATAGGGGATAAAAAAGGCATTATGCGATATGGTTTTCTGCTACCCATGGATGAATCGTTGGCGCAGGTAGCCATAGATTTTGGAGGTCGCCCCTGGCTAATCTGGGAAGCAGAATATAAAAGAGAAAAGATTGGCGATATGCCTACTGAAATGTTTTACCATTTTTTCAAATCATTCTCAGATACTTCATTAAGTAACATTAACATTAAGGTAGAAGGCAATAACGAACATCACAAGATTGAAGCAACGTTCAAAGCTTTGGCTAAAGCGATTAAGATGGCTGTAAGCCGTGACCTGAACAACTTGGATAAGTTGCCAAGTACCAAGGGGGTATTATAA
- a CDS encoding TonB-dependent receptor, with the protein MKFQQYPRHMKKVIYLSLMLLFGIILNSQAQQKFTLNGYVKDATNGEELIGVTVMIQGSGMGVVTNVYGFYALSLPEGTYEIEYSYVGFKTVTKTVALNSNLELNMSLNPSVVEMQEVVITEERADEFKNVERIEMSRNDIDMDLVKKTPALFGEPDIIKTVQMMPGVISAGEGTSGYFVRGGGADQNLILIDEAPIYDPSHFFGLFSVFNADVIKDSELYKGGIPSQFGGRLSSILEVRTKDGNNQQLSGSGSIGTLASKVMLEGPIIKDKSSFLLSARRSYADIFLKMSPDEDVKENKVYFYDINAKLNWKPDNKNRFFLATYVGRDAFKLNDAFSFDWGNMTGTFRWNHLFSEKLFSNTTIIASQMDYKLQSSEEASEFDWKANLREFSLKQDFNYFLNTSNILTFGLQASYRSFAPGKIEPGSEDSFYRTIEMDKMYATDYAIYASNEHQLTQRLSLLYGLRLSAFQNVGKTTIYEYAKNERGYPDNLNVSITDSTKYGAMEPIKTFANLEPRFSARYLLGNDNSVKISYNRMVQYIHLLSNSTVPVPFNTWTPSSPYLDPQMADQFAVGYFQNFKDNTYAVSLETYYKQMNDITEFADNASLLLNNDAPAEYRQGKGESYGMEFYLQKMKGKMTGFISYTLSKTELDIPEVNQDKVFPASYDRRHVANAVANYSVSPQWSVGASFTYSTGRPFTLPVGRYEFDDYNVDLYSARNSYRLPDFHRLDLSANYEPRKNADRRWKTSWNFAIYNAYNRKNAFTIYTRSVEDEEGKAVSPSKKEAVMVYLFPILPSISYKITF; encoded by the coding sequence GTGAAGTTCCAACAATATCCCAGGCATATGAAAAAAGTGATTTACTTATCACTGATGCTGCTCTTCGGTATAATACTGAATAGCCAGGCCCAGCAGAAATTTACACTCAACGGCTATGTAAAAGATGCGACCAATGGTGAGGAGCTTATTGGCGTAACCGTAATGATTCAGGGTAGTGGCATGGGCGTAGTTACTAACGTTTATGGTTTTTATGCCTTGTCCTTGCCGGAAGGTACTTACGAAATTGAGTACAGCTATGTAGGTTTTAAGACAGTCACCAAAACAGTAGCGCTTAATAGTAATCTGGAATTGAATATGTCTCTGAACCCTTCAGTGGTAGAGATGCAGGAAGTTGTTATTACTGAAGAAAGAGCAGATGAATTTAAGAATGTAGAGCGTATAGAAATGAGCCGCAACGATATAGACATGGATCTGGTGAAGAAGACACCTGCCTTATTTGGTGAGCCCGATATTATTAAAACCGTACAAATGATGCCCGGCGTAATCTCCGCTGGTGAAGGTACCTCCGGCTATTTTGTAAGAGGAGGAGGAGCAGATCAAAATTTAATACTGATAGATGAAGCTCCAATTTATGACCCTTCACACTTCTTTGGATTGTTTTCAGTCTTCAATGCAGATGTAATCAAAGATTCAGAGCTATATAAAGGGGGAATACCCTCTCAATTTGGAGGTAGATTATCTTCTATACTGGAAGTAAGGACTAAAGATGGAAACAACCAACAGCTTTCTGGCTCAGGTTCTATTGGTACGCTGGCTAGTAAGGTAATGCTGGAAGGCCCTATTATTAAGGATAAAAGCTCTTTTCTACTTTCTGCCCGTCGTTCGTATGCTGACATTTTTTTAAAAATGTCACCTGATGAAGACGTTAAAGAAAACAAAGTGTATTTCTACGATATCAATGCTAAACTCAACTGGAAGCCTGATAACAAAAACCGTTTTTTCCTGGCAACTTATGTGGGTAGAGATGCCTTTAAACTCAACGATGCTTTCTCTTTTGATTGGGGAAACATGACGGGAACCTTCCGGTGGAATCATCTTTTTAGCGAAAAACTGTTTTCTAATACTACCATTATTGCCAGCCAGATGGATTACAAGCTGCAAAGCAGCGAAGAAGCCTCAGAGTTCGACTGGAAAGCTAACTTAAGAGAGTTCTCTCTGAAGCAGGATTTTAACTACTTCCTCAATACCAGCAATATTCTCACTTTTGGGCTACAAGCTTCTTACAGAAGCTTTGCTCCTGGCAAAATAGAGCCCGGTAGCGAAGACTCCTTTTACCGCACCATAGAGATGGACAAAATGTATGCGACAGATTACGCTATCTACGCCAGTAATGAACATCAGCTAACGCAAAGGCTTTCTCTACTCTATGGACTCAGACTATCCGCCTTCCAGAATGTGGGAAAGACTACAATCTACGAGTATGCTAAAAATGAAAGGGGCTATCCTGATAATCTGAACGTAAGCATCACAGACTCTACAAAATATGGTGCTATGGAGCCTATCAAGACATTTGCTAATCTGGAGCCTCGTTTCAGTGCTCGTTATCTGTTGGGCAACGATAATTCTGTGAAAATTTCATACAACCGTATGGTACAGTATATCCATCTGTTATCTAACTCTACAGTGCCCGTACCCTTTAATACCTGGACGCCCAGCTCGCCTTATCTGGACCCGCAAATGGCTGATCAGTTTGCAGTAGGTTACTTCCAGAACTTTAAGGATAATACCTATGCCGTATCCTTAGAGACTTATTACAAGCAGATGAATGACATCACTGAATTTGCGGATAATGCTAGTCTGTTGCTTAACAATGATGCTCCGGCAGAGTACCGTCAGGGTAAGGGTGAGTCCTACGGCATGGAGTTTTACTTGCAGAAAATGAAAGGTAAAATGACAGGTTTTATAAGTTATACCCTCTCAAAAACGGAGCTTGACATACCAGAAGTCAACCAGGATAAGGTTTTTCCGGCTAGCTATGACCGTCGGCATGTAGCCAATGCAGTAGCAAACTACAGCGTCAGCCCGCAATGGTCTGTAGGAGCCAGCTTTACTTATTCTACTGGTAGGCCGTTTACTTTACCCGTAGGTCGCTATGAGTTTGATGACTACAATGTAGATCTGTACTCTGCCCGAAACTCGTACCGCCTACCCGATTTTCACAGACTGGATTTGTCTGCTAATTATGAACCTCGCAAAAATGCGGATCGCAGATGGAAA